In one window of Neisseria subflava DNA:
- a CDS encoding Dam family site-specific DNA-(adenine-N6)-methyltransferase yields the protein MKTISSKNLINELGISRSYLYKIISKHDIAVQKNTSGHFIWNKEAVEAVRNALNLHNTQKKEDHWQQLIQQKGLKLASINNRRYLGNKYKLSDFIRGIVDEHCSSINIVADIFSGTGAIANAFSDKMLITNDLLYFNYIIHYTWFAFENYDEEKIIEITSQYNQISTNENNYVRRNFADTFFSADNCSKIGFIREDIEKLHLKKQINFKEYTILITELLYAMDSIANTVGHYDAYRKNAKNSKPLELPVILPNKNLNLNNQCFNTDSNKLIKEIKCDLLYLDPPYNSRQYCDAYHLLENIARWEKPEVSGIARKMDRSCLKSNYCTKDATEAFRNLIENAETKYILLSYNNMANKGNDRSNARISDEDILEILEKKGEVHVFEQSHKAFSTGKSDLSDNSERLFLCKVFDKEEKLPFVASPFNYTGGKHKLLNQIMPLLPPSECFLDLFCGGGNVGINAKSSKVIFNDKNAELIRLFKYIHNNSSLNILLKTQEIVKKFKLSDSTKNGYRFYDCESSKGLGGYNKNAFLKLREAYNLSKDIALLYILVIFSFNNQIRFNQKGEFNLPVGKRDFNLKMQHKLKQFSERLKQIDASFTSKDFRQIDLDMLSKETLIYCDPPYLITLAGYNEQNGWTLKDEQDLLDFLDKCNKKGLRFALSNALIAKNKENTLLIEWLKERDYTCHYLNKTYANSNYQRKEKNSVSVEVLITNY from the coding sequence ATGAAAACTATCAGCTCAAAGAATCTTATTAATGAACTGGGAATCTCGCGTTCCTATCTTTATAAAATAATTAGTAAACATGACATTGCTGTTCAAAAAAATACTTCTGGCCATTTCATTTGGAATAAAGAGGCGGTAGAAGCGGTAAGAAATGCATTAAATCTTCATAACACTCAAAAAAAAGAAGATCATTGGCAACAATTAATTCAACAAAAAGGCCTAAAACTAGCAAGCATCAATAACCGGCGGTATCTTGGAAATAAATATAAGTTATCAGATTTTATCCGTGGTATTGTTGATGAACATTGCTCATCAATCAATATAGTTGCTGATATTTTTAGTGGAACAGGTGCTATAGCAAATGCATTTTCAGATAAAATGTTGATAACAAATGATTTATTGTATTTTAACTATATCATTCATTACACATGGTTTGCTTTTGAAAACTATGATGAAGAAAAAATTATTGAGATAACGAGCCAATATAACCAAATTTCAACCAATGAAAACAATTATGTTCGTAGGAATTTTGCCGATACTTTTTTTTCTGCCGATAATTGCAGCAAAATTGGTTTTATTAGAGAAGACATAGAAAAGCTCCATCTGAAAAAACAAATTAATTTCAAAGAATATACAATTTTAATTACCGAACTTCTGTATGCAATGGATAGTATTGCAAATACAGTTGGGCATTATGATGCATACCGTAAAAATGCAAAAAATAGCAAACCTCTTGAGTTACCAGTTATTCTACCTAACAAGAATCTTAATCTAAATAATCAATGTTTCAATACTGATTCCAATAAGTTAATTAAAGAAATTAAATGCGACTTATTATATTTAGACCCCCCATATAACTCTCGTCAATATTGTGATGCTTATCATTTGCTTGAAAATATTGCGAGATGGGAGAAACCTGAAGTGTCTGGTATTGCCCGAAAAATGGATAGAAGTTGCCTGAAAAGCAATTACTGTACAAAAGATGCGACAGAAGCATTTCGCAATCTAATTGAAAACGCTGAAACCAAATATATTTTATTGTCGTATAACAATATGGCCAACAAAGGTAATGATCGATCTAATGCAAGAATATCTGATGAAGATATTCTTGAAATCTTAGAAAAAAAAGGGGAGGTTCATGTTTTTGAACAATCACATAAAGCATTTTCAACTGGGAAATCAGATTTAAGCGACAATTCTGAACGGCTATTTCTATGTAAAGTTTTTGATAAAGAGGAAAAATTACCTTTTGTTGCTAGCCCCTTCAATTATACTGGAGGAAAACATAAACTATTAAATCAAATTATGCCTCTGTTACCTCCATCTGAATGTTTCTTAGATTTGTTTTGTGGTGGTGGGAATGTTGGTATTAATGCAAAATCTAGTAAGGTCATTTTTAATGATAAAAATGCCGAATTAATTCGTTTATTTAAATATATTCACAATAACTCCTCTCTGAATATCTTACTTAAAACACAAGAAATTGTTAAAAAATTTAAATTATCTGATTCAACAAAAAACGGATATAGATTTTATGATTGCGAAAGTAGTAAGGGGTTGGGAGGCTATAACAAAAATGCCTTCTTAAAGTTGCGCGAAGCCTATAATTTAAGTAAAGACATTGCTTTATTATATATATTAGTAATATTTTCATTTAACAATCAAATTCGCTTTAATCAAAAGGGGGAATTTAATCTGCCTGTTGGTAAAAGAGACTTTAATTTAAAAATGCAGCACAAGCTGAAACAATTTTCAGAAAGACTTAAGCAGATTGATGCTTCCTTTACATCTAAGGACTTTCGCCAAATTGATTTAGATATGCTATCAAAAGAGACTTTAATTTATTGCGACCCTCCTTATTTAATAACTCTAGCAGGTTATAACGAGCAAAATGGATGGACATTAAAGGATGAACAGGATTTACTGGATTTTCTAGACAAGTGCAATAAAAAAGGTTTACGCTTTGCTTTATCTAACGCACTAATAGCAAAGAATAAAGAAAATACTCTATTGATAGAGTGGCTCAAAGAACGGGATTATACCTGCCACTATCTTAATAAGACTTATGCTAACAGTAATTACCAGCGTAAAGAAAAAAACTCCGTTTCAGTAGAAGTTTTAATTACTAATTATTAA
- the glmS gene encoding glutamine--fructose-6-phosphate transaminase (isomerizing) produces MCGIVGAIRANHNVVDFLTDGLKRLEYRGYDSSGIAVNTDGKIKRVRRVGRVQLMEDAAREKGVFGHIGIGHTRWATHGGVTEPNAHPHISGGMIAVVHNGIIENFEAERERLQSLGYTFESQTDTEVIAHSVNHEYTQNGGKLFEAVRAATARFHGAYAIAVMAQDKPEEMVVARMGCPLLVALGDQETFIASDVSAVIAFTRRIAYLEDGDIAVLSANGIEKLIDKTGADTQRKVKVSELSLASLELGPYSHFMQKEIHEQPRAIADTAEVFLDGGFEPENFGANAREVFDDIRSIKILACGTSYYAALTAKYWLEAIAKVPTDVEIASEYRYRDVIADPKQLVITISQSGETLDTMEALKYAQSLGHKHSLSICNVMESALPRESELVLYTRAGAEIGVASTKAFTTQLVVLFGLAVTLGKQRGLVSDEQSREYVEELRQLPGSIQHVLNLEPQIAAWAQKFAKKTSALFLGRGIHFPIALEGALKLKEITYIHAEAYPAGELKHGPLALVDENMPVVVIAPNDSLLDKVKANMQEVGARGGELFVFADLDSNFNATEGVHVIRAPRHVGVLSPIVHTIPVQLLSYHAALARGTDVDKPRNLAKSVTVE; encoded by the coding sequence ATGTGCGGTATCGTCGGCGCCATCCGCGCCAATCACAATGTAGTCGATTTTCTGACCGACGGTCTCAAACGCCTTGAATATCGGGGCTATGACTCGTCGGGTATCGCCGTGAACACAGACGGCAAAATCAAACGCGTGCGCCGCGTCGGCCGTGTGCAACTGATGGAAGACGCCGCACGCGAAAAAGGCGTGTTCGGCCATATCGGCATCGGCCATACTCGTTGGGCAACCCACGGCGGTGTAACCGAGCCTAACGCCCACCCCCACATTTCCGGCGGCATGATTGCCGTCGTCCACAACGGCATTATCGAAAACTTCGAAGCCGAACGCGAACGCCTCCAATCCTTGGGTTACACCTTCGAATCGCAAACCGACACCGAAGTCATCGCCCACAGCGTCAATCACGAATACACCCAAAACGGCGGTAAACTGTTTGAAGCCGTCCGCGCAGCCACCGCCCGTTTCCACGGTGCATACGCCATCGCCGTGATGGCGCAGGACAAACCCGAAGAAATGGTGGTCGCGCGTATGGGCTGCCCGCTGCTGGTGGCATTGGGCGATCAAGAAACCTTCATCGCCTCCGACGTATCCGCCGTCATCGCCTTTACCCGCCGCATCGCCTATTTGGAAGACGGCGACATCGCCGTATTGAGCGCGAACGGTATTGAAAAACTGATCGACAAAACCGGTGCCGATACCCAACGCAAAGTCAAAGTATCCGAGTTGTCGCTCGCTTCACTGGAGTTGGGCCCTTACAGCCACTTCATGCAGAAAGAAATCCACGAACAACCGCGCGCCATCGCCGATACCGCCGAAGTCTTCCTGGACGGCGGCTTCGAACCCGAAAACTTCGGTGCGAACGCACGCGAAGTGTTCGACGACATCCGCAGCATCAAAATCCTTGCTTGCGGTACGTCCTACTATGCCGCGCTGACCGCCAAATACTGGCTCGAAGCCATCGCCAAAGTGCCGACCGATGTGGAAATCGCCAGCGAATACCGCTACCGCGACGTGATTGCCGATCCGAAACAATTGGTCATCACCATTTCCCAATCCGGCGAAACCTTGGATACCATGGAAGCCCTGAAATACGCGCAATCCTTGGGACACAAACACAGCCTGTCTATTTGTAACGTGATGGAATCCGCCCTGCCGCGTGAAAGCGAATTGGTATTGTACACACGCGCCGGCGCAGAAATCGGTGTTGCCTCTACCAAAGCGTTCACGACCCAACTGGTTGTCCTGTTCGGCCTGGCCGTTACCTTGGGCAAACAGCGCGGTCTGGTTTCCGACGAACAATCGCGTGAATACGTCGAAGAATTGCGCCAACTGCCGGGCAGCATTCAGCACGTTCTCAATCTTGAGCCGCAAATCGCCGCTTGGGCGCAAAAATTTGCCAAGAAAACCAGCGCACTCTTCTTGGGCCGCGGCATCCACTTCCCAATCGCCCTTGAAGGCGCATTGAAGCTGAAAGAGATTACCTATATCCACGCCGAAGCGTATCCTGCGGGTGAATTGAAACACGGCCCGTTGGCCTTGGTGGACGAGAACATGCCTGTTGTCGTGATTGCCCCGAACGACAGCCTGTTGGACAAAGTAAAAGCCAATATGCAGGAAGTCGGCGCACGCGGCGGCGAACTCTTTGTCTTCGCCGACCTCGACAGCAACTTCAACGCCACCGAAGGCGTGCACGTTATCCGCGCCCCACGCCACGTCGGCGTACTCTCGCCGATTGTGCATACCATCCCCGTGCAACTCCTGTCTTACCATGCCGCCCTTGCACGCGGTACAGACGTGGACAAACCGCGCAACTTGGCTAAATCAGTAACGGTTGAGTAA
- the glmU gene encoding bifunctional UDP-N-acetylglucosamine diphosphorylase/glucosamine-1-phosphate N-acetyltransferase GlmU, whose translation MAQTALNIVILAAGKGTRMYSKMPKVLHRIGGKPMVERVIDTAAALNPQNICVVIGHGKDQVLDTVKRDVVWVEQTEQLGTGHAVKTALPHLSAEGRTLVLYGDVPLIDTATLETLLEAADSEVGLLTDVPADPTGLGRIIRDSQGSVTAIVEEKDADAAQKAIREINTGILVLPNAKLENWLNSLSSNNAQGEYYLTDLIAKAVADGIKVHPVQVRASHLAAGVNNKLQLAELERIFQTEQAQELLKAGVTLRDPARFDLRGRLKHGQDVVIDVNVVLEGDIEIGDNVEIGANCVIKNAKIGANSKIAPFSHLEDCEVGQNNQIGPYARLRPQARLSDDVHVGNFVEIKNAAIGKGTKANHLTYIGDAEVGSKTNFGAGTIIANYDGVNKYKTIIGDEVRIGSNCVLVAPVKLGNKVTTGAGSTITKNVEDNKLALARARQTIIEGWVRPENGDKK comes from the coding sequence ATGGCTCAGACAGCTTTAAATATCGTCATCCTCGCCGCCGGCAAAGGCACGCGCATGTATTCCAAAATGCCCAAAGTGCTGCACCGAATCGGCGGCAAGCCCATGGTCGAGCGCGTTATCGACACCGCCGCCGCCCTGAATCCCCAAAACATCTGCGTCGTCATCGGACACGGCAAAGACCAAGTCTTGGACACCGTCAAACGTGACGTCGTCTGGGTCGAACAAACCGAACAACTCGGCACCGGACACGCCGTTAAAACCGCCCTGCCCCACCTTTCCGCCGAAGGCCGCACGCTGGTGCTGTACGGCGACGTCCCCCTGATTGACACCGCCACCCTCGAAACCCTGCTCGAAGCCGCCGACAGCGAAGTCGGCCTGTTGACCGACGTTCCCGCCGACCCGACAGGCTTGGGCCGCATCATCCGCGACAGCCAAGGCAGCGTAACCGCCATCGTCGAAGAAAAAGACGCCGACGCCGCCCAAAAAGCCATCCGCGAAATCAACACAGGCATCCTCGTCCTGCCCAACGCCAAACTCGAAAACTGGCTGAACAGCCTTTCCAGCAACAACGCCCAAGGCGAATACTACCTGACCGACCTCATCGCCAAAGCTGTTGCCGACGGCATCAAAGTCCATCCCGTCCAAGTGCGCGCCTCCCACCTCGCCGCCGGCGTGAACAACAAACTCCAGCTTGCCGAACTCGAACGCATCTTCCAAACCGAACAAGCGCAAGAATTGCTCAAAGCAGGCGTCACCCTGCGCGACCCCGCCCGCTTCGACTTAAGAGGTCGTCTGAAACACGGACAAGACGTCGTGATTGACGTCAACGTCGTCCTCGAAGGCGACATCGAAATCGGCGACAACGTCGAAATCGGCGCAAACTGCGTCATCAAAAACGCCAAAATCGGCGCAAACAGCAAAATCGCCCCCTTCTCCCACCTCGAAGACTGCGAAGTCGGACAAAACAACCAAATCGGCCCCTACGCCCGCCTGCGTCCGCAAGCCCGCCTTTCAGACGACGTACACGTCGGCAACTTCGTCGAAATCAAAAACGCCGCCATCGGCAAAGGCACCAAAGCCAACCACCTCACCTACATCGGCGACGCCGAAGTCGGCAGCAAAACCAACTTCGGCGCAGGCACGATTATTGCCAACTACGACGGCGTGAACAAATACAAAACCATCATCGGCGACGAAGTCCGCATCGGCTCCAACTGCGTCCTAGTCGCCCCCGTCAAACTCGGCAACAAAGTCACGACAGGCGCAGGCAGCACGATTACCAAAAACGTCGAAGACAACAAACTCGCCCTCGCCCGCGCCCGCCAAACCATCATCGAAGGCTGGGTGCGCCCCGAAAATGGCGATAAGAAATAA
- a CDS encoding membrane lipoprotein lipid attachment site-containing protein: MRKLALILTAAAVLAGCSWETYTNESGRTAVRQKYATGTPIVYQDGTYSKNMNYNQFRPERRAVQSNQADHAEHGERGQHWQKPQFANQQPATE; this comes from the coding sequence ATGCGTAAACTCGCTTTAATTCTGACCGCCGCCGCTGTTTTGGCCGGTTGCTCTTGGGAAACCTACACCAACGAATCCGGCCGTACCGCCGTACGCCAAAAATATGCTACCGGCACACCTATCGTTTATCAGGACGGTACTTATTCTAAAAACATGAATTACAACCAATTCCGCCCTGAGCGCCGCGCCGTCCAATCCAATCAAGCGGATCATGCCGAACACGGCGAACGCGGCCAACACTGGCAAAAACCGCAATTTGCCAACCAACAGCCAGCAACCGAATAA
- a CDS encoding pyrimidine 5'-nucleotidase: MNHSPVWLFDLDNTLHNAEAGIFYIINRAMTEYIAGRLKLSEEAASHLRQDYWHRYGATLAGLQIHHPEVDIDEFLRESHPLKQILAKVEGMDGTDDVLGRLKGRKAVFSNGPSFYVRALVEALGLEAHFDGLFGTDDFGLLYKPNPQAYLNVCRLLGVKPEQCIMVDDSADNLHQAKALGMKTVWYGEKAQPLPFADGIAKDMQGLLEVCTKLP; this comes from the coding sequence ATGAATCATTCTCCCGTTTGGCTGTTTGACCTCGACAACACTTTGCACAATGCCGAAGCCGGCATTTTCTACATTATCAACCGCGCCATGACCGAATACATAGCAGGCCGTCTGAAACTTTCCGAAGAAGCCGCATCCCACCTGCGCCAAGATTATTGGCACCGATACGGCGCGACGCTTGCCGGTTTGCAAATCCACCATCCTGAAGTCGATATCGATGAATTTTTGCGTGAAAGTCACCCGCTTAAGCAAATTTTGGCAAAGGTGGAGGGTATGGATGGAACTGATGACGTTTTAGGCCGTCTGAAAGGGCGAAAAGCCGTATTTTCCAATGGGCCGTCGTTTTATGTCCGCGCATTGGTTGAGGCGTTGGGCTTGGAAGCGCATTTTGACGGCTTGTTCGGCACGGACGACTTCGGCCTGCTCTACAAACCCAATCCCCAAGCCTATCTCAACGTCTGCCGCCTGTTGGGCGTCAAACCCGAACAGTGCATTATGGTGGACGACAGCGCCGATAATCTGCACCAAGCCAAAGCCTTGGGCATGAAGACCGTTTGGTACGGCGAAAAAGCCCAACCGTTGCCATTTGCCGACGGCATAGCGAAAGATATGCAGGGTTTGCTTGAAGTTTGCACAAAACTGCCGTGA
- a CDS encoding thiamine ABC transporter substrate-binding protein produces the protein MKLKLSAVALLLASANLYAQTEVRLAVHKSFSLPQSVIAQFEKANDAKVSVIKAGSGNEMLNKLILSKANPIADAVYGLDNANIGKAKAAGILAANQPKSAPVTASLPDALAVDYAYVTINYDKKWFEQKKLPLPQTLQDLTKPEYKNLLVTPSPATSSPGLSFLLANIGGMGEEGAFKWWAQMRQNGVKVAKGWSEAYYTDFTQNGGAYPLVVSYATSPAAEVHYSKGKYSTPPTGNLFLKGGTFRQVEGAAVLKGAKQPELAAKLVSWLQSGEVQQALPAEMWVYPAAKNTPLPKVFEFAQTPKHSDSPNRTDINTKQKQWVSRWSKTVLR, from the coding sequence ATGAAACTGAAATTGTCCGCCGTGGCTCTGTTGCTGGCTTCGGCAAACCTGTACGCCCAAACCGAAGTGCGTTTGGCCGTGCACAAATCCTTCAGCCTACCCCAATCCGTCATCGCGCAATTTGAAAAAGCCAACGATGCCAAAGTGTCCGTTATCAAGGCAGGCAGCGGCAACGAAATGCTCAACAAGCTGATTTTGAGCAAGGCCAACCCGATTGCCGATGCGGTTTACGGTTTGGACAACGCCAACATCGGCAAAGCCAAAGCCGCCGGCATCCTCGCCGCCAACCAACCCAAATCCGCACCCGTAACCGCCTCCCTGCCCGATGCGCTGGCCGTCGATTACGCCTATGTCACCATCAACTACGACAAAAAATGGTTTGAACAGAAAAAACTGCCCCTGCCGCAAACCCTGCAAGATTTGACCAAACCGGAATATAAAAACCTTCTGGTGACCCCGTCTCCCGCCACATCCTCGCCCGGCCTCTCCTTCCTCTTGGCCAACATCGGCGGCATGGGTGAAGAAGGCGCGTTCAAATGGTGGGCACAAATGCGCCAAAACGGTGTGAAAGTTGCCAAAGGCTGGAGCGAAGCCTACTACACCGACTTTACCCAAAACGGCGGCGCCTATCCCCTCGTGGTCAGCTATGCCACCAGCCCGGCTGCCGAAGTCCACTACTCCAAAGGCAAATACAGCACCCCGCCCACCGGCAACCTCTTCCTCAAAGGCGGCACATTCCGCCAAGTTGAAGGCGCGGCCGTTTTGAAAGGCGCAAAACAGCCCGAGCTGGCGGCCAAACTGGTGAGCTGGCTGCAAAGCGGCGAAGTGCAACAAGCCCTGCCTGCCGAAATGTGGGTCTATCCGGCTGCCAAAAACACGCCGCTGCCCAAAGTATTCGAGTTTGCCCAAACCCCGAAACACAGCGATTCCCCCAACCGCACCGACATCAACACCAAACAA